In the Treponema vincentii F0403 genome, AATCATCGGGAGCACGCCGATAACAAGGGAGGCATACTGCAACCCGTAGTCGATGTTCAGCCGTCCTGCAAATTGAGTGATTGCAACCGGTAAACTTTTTAGTGCAGTCTTGGTCGTAAACACGAACACAAATAAAAATTCATTCCAGTGCTGCAGGAAGGATAGAATAACCATTGTCGCAATGACGGGAACGGATAACGGCATAATCATCGTCCAGAATATATAGCGGTACTTTGCACCGTCTATTTCCGCCGATTCAATGAGCGCATTGGGAATACCACGGACATACGACATCGCAATCATAATGGAAATCGGCAAGTCGAATGCAATATACGGAATAATAACGCCCAAACGCGTATTCACCATGCCGAGTTTCGCTTCCAGTTGGAACAACGGAATAATAACCGCATGAACGCTGATCATCAAACCGAACGCAAAAATCGAGGTAAACACCTTCGCCGATTTAAACGGGAATTTTGTTAAGCCGAATGCTGCAGCCATTGCAAGAAGCATGGTAGAGACGGTTGCCGTAACCGTATAAATAAAACTGTTCACCAGCGCAATACCTAAACCGCCCTTTGCCCACGATTCAGTATAGTTAAAAAAGGTTGGGGCTTCCGGCAGCGCCAATGGATGCATCATAATTTCCGCATTCAGTTTAAAAGACGAATAAAAAAGCCAAATAAGCGGGAATAGCGTAAGCACCGCAAAGGTCAGCATAAGGATATAAGCGCTTGCTTGCCAACCCTGAGAGGCTTGCTGCAGCATATTTCGTTTCATTATCATATCAAGCCTCCTAATAATCAAAGCGTTTTGTTACGGCACGGCTTATCAGCAGGGCAGTAACGGTAAAGATAATAATGATAACGGCCAACGCGCTGCCGTATCCGTAATTTTGGAACACAAAAGTCGTATTGTACATATAAACGGCGATAACTTCCGTAAAATGCGCGGGGCCTCCGCCGGTCATTGAATAGATAAGATCAAAACTCTTAAAGCTGCCCGAAACCGCAAGAATGGTATTGATAAAGATAACGTTTGCAAGCATCGGTGCAATAAGACGGGTAAAAATCGTTCCTTCCCGCGCACCTTCCAGCTGCGCCGCTTCTATAACGCTGTAGGGTATCCGCTGCAAGTTTGCTAAAAAGATAACCATATACAGACTGGTATGCTGCCACAGCAGAACAAACAGAATCGGGACAATCGCAAGATATTTATCTTCAAATATCGTCATGATATAGTCCTGATTACCGGTTAAATCCCGTATAATCGCAGGGATAACGCCGACGGGAGAAAATATCCGGTTCCACAGCTGTGCAACGATAACGGAGGAAATAGTTATCGGTAAGAAAATCAGTACTTCAAAAAAATTCTCATGTTTTACCATTTTCCGGTAAAGCATATACGCAAGCAGCAGTCCGAGCGGAATCTGCCCTAATACCGAAATCAGTACGATGAGGATATTATTCCGCAAACCGATATAGAAAACGGGATCGGTAAACATTCTGATATAGTTGCCGAGCCCGATAAATTCCATTTTTCCGTAGCCTTTCCACTTTGTCAGGCTTAAATAAAAGCTGAACAATACGGGAAAGATAATGATTCCGATGTAAATAATAAAAGCAGGCAAGATAAAAGAAAAATAGCTCGTCCGCTTTTGACGTAAGTAAGTCATATACCGTAAACCGCCTCGTTGTTAATTCTTAATTTTGAATTTTCTGCCGGGAAATGTTGCTTCTCACAAGGAACGGGGCGCGTCGGGGATGTCGAAAAAGTAACCGACGTTTGAGACATCCCCGTTTTCCCCTTATATTTTTTTACTTCTTGCGATGAGAATCGTTAGCGGAAACCCATGCTTCGTATTCGTTTGCAAGCTGTGCGGGAGTTTTCTGCCCAATCATAACTGCTTGAATACCGGGGTTCAGTATGCTATTGACACCTTCGCTGTCCATCTTCGCATCGATAACATAACCCATGCTCTGGTTATCGATAAGGTTGATGTATTGCTTTGTCAGCTGGTCGATATCGAACTTGGAAAGATCAAGCTTATAAGTAGTGGTAGTACCGTACTTTGTTAAAATTTCGCAAGCTTCTTTACCGGACGTAAAGGCAATGAATTTCCATGCCGCATCGGCTTTTGCGCCCGTCAATTTTGCATTCATACCGAAAGCTTCGCCGATTGTCGCGGCGCTTGAACCGTGTGTAACCTCGCCTGCAACAGCGGGGAACGCCATCAGCTGATACTGTGCATAGTCTTCGGGTTTTGCAGCATTTTTCAATGCGGAAATACGCCAGCCGGCATCCAAAAGGTATACGGCCTTATCCGCAATAAATTCACCCCAAGAAGCGGTTCCTTCCATCTGGTTTACTCCGGGAGGGAAGAGTTTAGCATCGGTCATTGTTTTAATAACGTTGATTGCATCGACGAATTGCTTGTCGGAGAATTTAGCTTTTCCGACCATTGCATTATCAAACCATGCGGTACCTGCCATGCGGTCGGTCAACATGGACAATAAAAGCGATTGAGCCTGCCACTGTCCCTTATTTGCAAATGCAAGCGGGGTTAAACCGGCTGCTCTGATCGCCGGGACCTGAGCAATCATTTCGTTAAGCGTTTTCGGAGTTGTTAAACCGAGTTTCTTCTGCAGTTTCGGATTGACATAGACAACCGTACATACCGCGAGGTTTTGAGAAATAATGTAGATTTCTCCATTCGGCCCCTGAGGCGCCCAAACGGCAGGATTGTACTGTTTTTTTAAATCGTCCGTCAGATACGGGCGGAGATCTTTTACCATACCGCGGTCGAGCACATAACCGGAACGGGCACCTGCATAAGTGGTGAACACATCCGGAATATCGCCGGAAGCAGCCATAATCTGGAACTTATCATGGAAAGCTTCGCCGCTTACATATTCGAATTCAAGTTTGATATTCGGATATTTCTTTTCAAAAGCCGCGACGGTTTCGGGCCAGTAGGCAGACTGCGGGTTTGCCAAATCCATTTGCATGTATACCGAAAGGGTTACCGGTGCATTCGGATCGGCCTTGGAATTATCCCCCTGCCCCATTGCAAAAACCAATGCAGCGGTACACAAGCACACAAACAATAGCGCAATGCTCTTTTTCATTGCATCCTCCTCAGGTAGACAATCATTACCGTAAAAAACCGATTTTAATTGTCAACTTTAAATTAGTAGATAAAAAATAGTATAGCATTGGTTTGTGCTTTTTACCAGTAAAATTTTTTCAAAATTTAACGGATTTTTCTATTAAATTTCTATTACATTTAAACGGCAACGCTTCGGTTACCTATCAAGCAGTGCCTGTTTAAGGTATTCAAAACATTCCTGCAGGTCGGTACAGCGGAGAACCGCATAATCGTCAAAATATGTCGGCTGTTCGTTGACTATGGCAACCGCTCCGCCTGCCTGCAGGGTCAGCTGCGGTAGGGCTGCGGCAGGATATACGGTAAGGCTGCTGCCTAATACCAGCAATAAATCCGCCCTGCCGCATTCTTTTTGAGCTTCCGTTATCGCAGCGGACGGGAGCGCCTCCCCGAAAAACGTAATATCAGGCTTTAATGCGTGCCCGCATTTGGGGCACAGCGGCACTTGTCCCGTACGGGCAACCTCGACGACATCTTCAAAAGTTGTGCTGTATGAACAATATGTACAGCTGTGCCGAGAAGGAGAACCGTGCACTTCGATAACGTGTTTACTTCCGGCTTTTTGATGCAATAAGTCGATATTTTGGGTAATAAGCGCTTTTAATAGTCCTTTAGCTTCCAAACCGGCAAGCACCTGATGCACAATTGACGGCTCTTTTTCCTGTAACCCGTAGATAAATTCCTTTGCAAGCCGGTAGTACACGGACGGGTTTTCTCTAAAGACTTCTATATCGAACATCTTATCGGTTTCGGGCAGCGTATAGAGGCCGTTCTTTCCTCTAAAATCCCGAATACCGGACAAGGTACTAACCCCTGCACCCGTAAATGCAACGCAATGCCGCGCCGCCGCTATGCGATCCGCTAATTCCCGATATGTTGTTTCGTTAGTTTTCATACAGGTCTCCTATCACTTCTGTCGAATATCTCCAATTATTCAATTCTTAATTGATAATGCATTCAAGGGCATTATTCAAGGATATCCCTAAAAACCGAAGTTTTTAGAGGTGCCTGTAAGCACTCATTTTCTTCCATGGAATAAAGCGGTTGACCCGTCTGCAATACGCGGCATATTCATCGCCGAAACGTTCTGCAAGCCATTTTTCTTCCGTCAGCTTCATAAACACGGTGAGGTATAGCCAGAAAAGCGGCGGTAAAATCAATACATACCAATTTCTGCAAAACAGCAGCGCACCGGTACAGATAAAAAGAAAGGCTGAATAAATCGGATTACGCACAAAGGCATATACGCCGCCGGTTTCAAGCTGATTTGATTTTATCTTAATATCGATGCGGGAACCCATTACTGCAGAACACCACAATATAATACCGCCTACAACGCACAAGATGCCTGCAATGACAAAAATGAGCGTAAGATTTGTGCCGACCGTCCCGCTTGTAAGCATGCCGAATGTTACCGGAGCAATACCGGCGGCGGTAAATGCAATCATAATTGCAATACACACCGGTCCGATTCCCATTACCGGCAGATGGTCTTGTTCGTTTTGTTTCATAGCCGAAAGCTCCTTTTTACTACGGATGGTACCGATAAGATGCTGTAAACTCAACACAGGATGCTGGAACAGCATACGCGGCCCGCTATACCGCATAACTATGCGGATTTGCCGCCGCATTTCCGGTTTATAGCAGTGTACGGGACAGACATTACAAAACGGCTTTTCCGGTTCATTGCGGTATCGGCATTGTGCAATCCGCTTATGTGTATAAGCCTTTAAACCTTCCGAATCGATAACCTCCGTATCAGACATGGGCTGGTCAGTCCGGTGCGCCGCAGCATATACATCGATCATCGAATCAACTAAATGCACCTCATCTTCTATCGTCATCTTATGCATATCGATACCTTATGAGCAAAAACACTGGGGATGTCTCAAAAGTCGGTTACTTTTTCAACATCCCCGCGTCTAAACTCGTTTCTGCGTAAACCCCAGACATCCTCGCCCAAGAATGAACCTC is a window encoding:
- a CDS encoding methyltransferase family protein, producing MKQNEQDHLPVMGIGPVCIAIMIAFTAAGIAPVTFGMLTSGTVGTNLTLIFVIAGILCVVGGIILWCSAVMGSRIDIKIKSNQLETGGVYAFVRNPIYSAFLFICTGALLFCRNWYVLILPPLFWLYLTVFMKLTEEKWLAERFGDEYAAYCRRVNRFIPWKKMSAYRHL
- a CDS encoding carbohydrate ABC transporter permease: MTYLRQKRTSYFSFILPAFIIYIGIIIFPVLFSFYLSLTKWKGYGKMEFIGLGNYIRMFTDPVFYIGLRNNILIVLISVLGQIPLGLLLAYMLYRKMVKHENFFEVLIFLPITISSVIVAQLWNRIFSPVGVIPAIIRDLTGNQDYIMTIFEDKYLAIVPILFVLLWQHTSLYMVIFLANLQRIPYSVIEAAQLEGAREGTIFTRLIAPMLANVIFINTILAVSGSFKSFDLIYSMTGGGPAHFTEVIAVYMYNTTFVFQNYGYGSALAVIIIIFTVTALLISRAVTKRFDY
- a CDS encoding ABC transporter substrate-binding protein, which translates into the protein MKKSIALLFVCLCTAALVFAMGQGDNSKADPNAPVTLSVYMQMDLANPQSAYWPETVAAFEKKYPNIKLEFEYVSGEAFHDKFQIMAASGDIPDVFTTYAGARSGYVLDRGMVKDLRPYLTDDLKKQYNPAVWAPQGPNGEIYIISQNLAVCTVVYVNPKLQKKLGLTTPKTLNEMIAQVPAIRAAGLTPLAFANKGQWQAQSLLLSMLTDRMAGTAWFDNAMVGKAKFSDKQFVDAINVIKTMTDAKLFPPGVNQMEGTASWGEFIADKAVYLLDAGWRISALKNAAKPEDYAQYQLMAFPAVAGEVTHGSSAATIGEAFGMNAKLTGAKADAAWKFIAFTSGKEACEILTKYGTTTTYKLDLSKFDIDQLTKQYINLIDNQSMGYVIDAKMDSEGVNSILNPGIQAVMIGQKTPAQLANEYEAWVSANDSHRKK
- a CDS encoding carbohydrate ABC transporter permease, whose amino-acid sequence is MIMKRNMLQQASQGWQASAYILMLTFAVLTLFPLIWLFYSSFKLNAEIMMHPLALPEAPTFFNYTESWAKGGLGIALVNSFIYTVTATVSTMLLAMAAAFGLTKFPFKSAKVFTSIFAFGLMISVHAVIIPLFQLEAKLGMVNTRLGVIIPYIAFDLPISIMIAMSYVRGIPNALIESAEIDGAKYRYIFWTMIMPLSVPVIATMVILSFLQHWNEFLFVFVFTTKTALKSLPVAITQFAGRLNIDYGLQYASLVIGVLPMIVFYIIFHAQLIKGFGEGALKE
- a CDS encoding Sir2 family NAD-dependent protein deacetylase, with product MKTNETTYRELADRIAAARHCVAFTGAGVSTLSGIRDFRGKNGLYTLPETDKMFDIEVFRENPSVYYRLAKEFIYGLQEKEPSIVHQVLAGLEAKGLLKALITQNIDLLHQKAGSKHVIEVHGSPSRHSCTYCSYSTTFEDVVEVARTGQVPLCPKCGHALKPDITFFGEALPSAAITEAQKECGRADLLLVLGSSLTVYPAAALPQLTLQAGGAVAIVNEQPTYFDDYAVLRCTDLQECFEYLKQALLDR